Proteins from one Nicotiana tabacum cultivar K326 chromosome 23, ASM71507v2, whole genome shotgun sequence genomic window:
- the LOC107760428 gene encoding 17.1 kDa class II heat shock protein-like — protein MDLALRDLGFDPSMIGALHDMFDFMDETTEQKPQHPSRTYIRDTKAMKATPADVIEYPNAYQFVVDMPGLKPDQVKVHLEDENVLVVSGERKREKEKEEKEGIKYLRMERRFGKLLKKFVLPENANTDAISAAFQDGVLVVTVEKRPPPEPKKPKVIEVKLLGGGESSTTGGGGVQATEGGGQQVQDGIPGEVKTD, from the coding sequence ATGGATTTAGCTCTTAGAGATTTGGGTTTTGATCCATCGATGATAGGTGCACTTCACGACATGTTTGATTTCATGGACGAAACAACAGAGCAAAAACCTCAACATCCGTCTAGGACTTACATACGAGACACGAAAGCCATGAAAGCAACACCAGCAGATGTAATAGAATACCCTAATGCCTACCAGTTTGTAGTGGACATGCCAGGGTTGAAACCCGACCAAGTCAAAGTCCATTTGGAGGATGAAAATGTGTTAGTAGTGAGCGGAGAaaggaagagagagaaagagaaggaaGAGAAAGAAGGGATAAAGTATCTTAGAATGGAAAGGAGATTTGGGAAGTTGTTGAAGAAGTTTGTGCTACCGGAAAATGCTAACACTGATGCCATATCGGCGGCGTTTCAGGACGGCGTGCTGGTGGTGACGGTGGAGAAGCGGCCACCGCCGGAACCCAAGAAGCCAAAAGTGATTGAAGTTAAGTTATTGGGAGGAGGAGAAAGTAGTACTACCGGCGGTGGTGGTGTCCAAGCAACTGAAGGAGGGGGTCAACAAGTCCAAGATGGAATTCCCGGTGAAGTTAAAACTGACTAA
- the LOC107760429 gene encoding 18.8 kDa class II heat shock protein-like has product MDFTNFGIDSRLLSTLQDMLDFADDHEKPTQNNPTRTYVRDAKAMAATPADVKEYPNCYIFIIDMPGIKANEIKVQVEDDNVLVVSGDRKKDKEKDEKEGVKYLRMERRVGKFMRKFVLPENANIDAISAVCQDGVLKVTVEKLPPPERKKPKTIDVKLA; this is encoded by the coding sequence ATGGATTTCACCAACTTCGGCATCGACTCTAGGCTTCTCTCCACTCTTCAAGACATGCTAGACTTTGCAGACGATCACGAGAAGCCAACACAGAACAATCCAACAAGAACCTACGTTCGAGATGCAAAAGCCATGGCAGCCACACCTGCTGACGTGAAAGAGTATCCCAACTGCTACATCTTCATCATTGACATGCCGGGAATCAAAGCCAATGAAATCAAGGTTCAAGTGGAAGATGACAATGTTTTGGTGGTGAGCGGAGATAGGAAGAAGGACAAGGAAAAGGACGAGAAAGAAGGAGTGAAATATCTGAGAATGGAGAGAAGAGTTGGAAAATTTATGAGGAAATTTGTTTTGCCTGAAAATGCAAACATTGATGCCATTTCTGCTGTTTGTCAAGATGGGGTTCTTAAAGTCACTGTTGAGAAATTGCCACCACCCGAGCGTAAGAAACCTAAGACCATTGATGTCAAGCTTGCTTAA
- the LOC107794867 gene encoding 17.3 kDa class II heat shock protein: protein MDFRLMGIDTPLFHTLQHLMDAAGEDSDKSINAPSRNYVRDAKAMAATPADVKECPNSYVFVVDMPGLKSGDIKVQVEDDNVLLISGERKREEEKEGAKYIRMERRIGKFMRKFTLPENANIDAISAVCEDGVLTVTIQKLPPPEPKKPKTIEVKIA from the coding sequence ATGGATTTCAGGCTAATGGGTATCGACACACCACTCTTCCACACTCTCCAGCACCTCATGGACGCCGCCGGTGAAGATTCCGACAAGTCCATTAACGCCCCATCAAGGAACTACGTACGTGACGCTAAGGCAATGGCTGCAACACCAGCCGACGTGAAGGAATGCCCAAATTCCTACGTTTTCGTTGTGGACATGCCAGGGTTGAAATCTGGAGACATCAAAGTGCAGGTGGAAGATGATAATGTGCTGCTGATAAGCGGAGAAAGgaagagagaagaagagaaagaagggGCAAAGTATATCAGAATGGAGAGGAGGATTGGCAAATTCATGAGGAAATTTACGCTGCCGGAGAATGCGAATATTGATGCCATTTCTGCTGTCTGTGAAGATGGAGTTCTGACTGTGACTATCCAGAAGTTGCCGCCTCCTGAGCCTAAGAAACCCAAGACAATTGAGGTTAAAATTGCATGA